In one Cydia strobilella chromosome 25, ilCydStro3.1, whole genome shotgun sequence genomic region, the following are encoded:
- the LOC134752825 gene encoding cytochrome P450 6B5-like, whose translation MLVFIAIVILISSLYLYGTQGHDYWKKKGVKHEKPYPFVGSTLRIFLQKQSITEYVTDMYRRYPEEKFVGYYYCRKKSLVIRDPDLIKNVLMTDFNKFYLRAINPHEKVEPMLKNLFFADGDLWKLLRQRMTPAFTSGKLKAMFPLIVERTERLQRTAAAKLGLEVDVRDLMARYTTDFIGACGFGLDTDSMSDETSTFRKLGKRIFTFSIREGIIAFLKEFAPGLFKNLNFLAPEIERNTVALVKSIMEQRDYKPSGRNDFIDLLLELKQKGKIVGESIEKRNPDGTPHIIELEMDVLLMAAQVFVFFAAGFETSSSATSYTLHQLALHPDKQVRCQQEIDEVLARYDGKLCYDAVKEMQYLHMCFKEGMRLFPSLGFLIRKSAESYQFPGTDITIDKGTGIIIPLQGIHTDPKYFKDPESFIPERFDPENLKDIKKNTYLPFGDGPRACIGERLGLMQSLAGLAALLHRFTVAPSKNTLVKPLTDPTSHIVQSVKGGIPLALTLRR comes from the exons atgttagTTTTCATAGCTATTGTAATTCTTATTTCGTCCTTATACTTATACGGTACGCAAGGACACGACTATTGGAAAAAGAAAGGCGTCAAACATGAAAAACCATATCCATTTGTGGGCAGCACATTACGTATCTTCCTTCAGAAACAAAGCATCACCGAATATGTCACAGATATGTACAGAAGATACCCGGAAGAAAAATTCGTCGGATATTATTATTGTCGTAAAAAATCTTTAGTGATTCGCGACCCGGACCTAATCAAGAACGTTCTCATGACAGACTTTAATAAGTTTTATCTAAGAGCGATAAATCCGCACGAGAAGGTTGAACCGATGCTGAAGAATTTATTCTTCGCTGATGGGGATTTGTGGAAGCTGCTGCGGCAGAGGATGACGCCAGCTTTCACGTCTGGCAAGCTGAAGGCGATGTTCCCTCTGATCGTGGAAAGAACTGAGCGACTGCAGCGCACCGCCGCCGCTAAGCTAGGTTTAGAAGTAGACGTGCGTGACCTCATGGCGCGCTACACCACCGACTTTATCGGCGCCTGTGGCTTCGGTTTGGACACCGACTCGATGTCAGACGAAACCTCAACATTTAGAAAGCTAGGCAAACGTATATTCACATTCTCAATCCGAGAAGGCATAATCGCTTTTCTGAAAGAGTTCGCTCCGGGGCTGTTTAAGAATCTCAACTTTTTAGCGCCGGAAATTGAAAGGAATACGGTAGCTTTAGTAAAAAGTATCATGGAACAGAGGGATTATAAGCCTTCAGGGAGGAATGATTTTATTGATTTGCTTCTCGAGTTAAAGCAAAAGGGGAAGATTGTGGGGGAGTCTATAGAGAAGAGGAATCCAGATGGAACACCACATATTATAGAGTTGGAGATGGATGTGCTGCTGATGGCGGCGCAGGTCTTCGTCTTCTTCGCGGCGGGGTTTGAGACGTCCTCGTCGGCGACCAGCTACACTCTGCACCAACTTGCATTACATCCTGACAAGCAGGTCAGGTGTCAGCAGGAGATCGATGAAGTGCTCGCCAGATACGATGGGAAACTTTGCTATGACGCGGTGAAAGAGATGCAATATTTACACATGTGTTTCAA GGAAGGCATGCGCCTATTTCCATCGCTCGGTTTCTTAATCAGAAAAAGTGCAGAAAGCTACCAGTTCCCTGGCACAGACATCACCATTGATAAGGGGACAGGCATCATAATACCACTGCAGGGCATTCATACAGACCCTAAATATTTTAAGGACCCTGAGAGCTTTATTCCGGAAAGATTTGATCCGGAAAATCTTAAGGACATTAAGAAGAATACGTATTTGCCGTTCGGAGATGGGCCTAGGGCCTGTAttg GTGAGCGTTTAGGCCTCATGCAGTCACTCGCAGGCCTCGCGGCGCTACTCCACCGGTTCACAGTGGCGCCCTCTAAGAACACCTTAGTGAAACCACTCACCGACCCGACCTCACATATAGTGCAGAGTGTCAAGGGGGGTATACCTCTGGCTCTGACTTTAAGACGCTAA